Genomic segment of Arachis hypogaea cultivar Tifrunner chromosome 11, arahy.Tifrunner.gnm2.J5K5, whole genome shotgun sequence:
CACTAACCATATCATCAATTTTCTTaatctcttcctcaaacttctTTATCCTGCTGTCCATGTCCCCAAAATTATTCTTATGCCATCTCCTTAGCGATACTGTCAATGCCTTAAGCTTGTTTGTGAACATATCATCTCCCAAGTTCCTCCACTCATCCTTTACCAACTTTAGAAATCCTTCATGCGTAAACCAAGAATCCAGGCTGCGAAAAGGTCTCGGACCCGCACAAAGTCTAGAATCTTCTAAAATCAATGGGCAATGATCTGACAGGCCTCTCGGACCTCCTTTCAAATGAGTATCTGGGAACTCCTCAAGCCACTCCAAACTGACCAAGATCCTATCAATGCGACTACAAGATCGACCTCGAAACCATGTGAACTTCCGATCCGATACCGGTAAATCTACTAACTGTAAGTCTTGTACCCATTCCTTGAAATCCTCCACAGATGTTGGTAAACTAACAGCACCTTTTCTTTCTTCCAACCGTAGTACCTCGTTGAAGTCTCCCATGAAACAAAATGGGACCTGACATAGACCCACAATGTAGCTTAACTCCTCCCACATCACCATTTTCTCACTCCAAACATGTGCACCATACACCAAACAGACAgcacatttaaaattattttttgtcagCACACCTTCAACGCACAACCACCCATCCCCTTTATAGCAGTTCGAAcgttcaaataataaattatcccACATTAACAATAAACCGCCAGAGGCACCAACTGATTCCACAAAATCCCAACCCACCGTATCACACCAACTGATTCAACTCTTTCACCATACTCAACTTTCCATACCCTCCTAGGCCTCTAACATTCCAACAACTATAAATCATTTAATAGAATTTCTACACACCTTGTTATGTTGTTTGGGCCTGCTCCTCCTAGCTTTCTCCTTTTGTTTTGCCATCTTTCTTTTTGCTGTGATAGCTTCATTTTGACTCTGTAGAATCGCCATAATATCTTCTTCATCGTCATAAAAAACCGCACCTGACTCCACTGCTAGCTTCCATGTTTCCTTATTTTCTACTGACTGTCCTGTCTGTGTATCCCTCTGATTAGAATCTGGTATTTCgctttcaatttctgtctcaaaTCCAGCATCCTCTGTAGTCCGGTCATTCACATCGTCTTGACCCACACCTTCATCTTCCCCTTCTATCTCTTCCAAATAGTTTACCTTTTCGTTATTGTCTTGAACCAACATGTGTTGATCTCCATCTTCAGCTCGGGCCCTCGGTTCATCAACAAACCCCTCCACTTCCGGTTCGTCGCCAAGGTCACCCCTCATTTTTCGTGCCACCTTAATCACTCCTTTGCCGTTGCACTGTACCGGACCATGGCTCCCTTCCTCTGCTTCCACGCCAGACCCACCACCTGCGCCTCTCATTACCGCACCGGGACGTGAGTATCCTTCTTCATGCGCGTCGCAGTAAGCCTCTCCGTTCGCTGAAGGATTCATCACGTAGCATTCCTCGTAGATTGCTTTCGTGATTGAGCCACATTGCTTCTTGCCAGACCCGGATTCGCCAGGACGCAGTCGACCCGGCCCAGCCTCACGTCCGTGTTCCTGTTGGAGCTGTCCCAAGCGTCCGCTGGATCCTTGCTCCTAAACTCCACCCAGCAGCCTCCCAAGCCCACACTCTTGCATAGGCCCAACATTTAGTTGCCCCAAATAATGACTAGGTTTGTTGGATACCTTGTGGGCCTCCCTCTTTAGTGTATTCACATTCATCGCATTCCCACCGTGTGGATTTGTCACTAAATATTTGGCCCCACTTCTTTTTCCATAGCATATCTATGTCACAGTTTTCTCTGATCCATCCTCGAAGCAATCATCAGATCCTTCTAAATCAGCCATGTCATTACTCCCATTCATTTTGAATGGATCCGTCATCCTCTGCCTCTTCAATGCCATTAAATAACCTTGattgcattcattcaaaaaaatatcGGTTATGACCATTGTACCCCTATTTTCATCACCGTCATTAGTTCGTGTCCTGACTAGGTCAGCCGCCGGATCCCACACCGCCGCTGTCGACACCATTTCGCCTGCAGGTGTGCTATCGTTGACACATATTGACTTTACGCTTGCGTCTTTCAAAAAGCATTCATCTCCAGATATGTCACCTCCTATTTTCTTCACAAATACATCGAATCCACTGGTCCCAATCGTGATGTGGATCCTTTCCTTGATCACATCAAAGACGCAGGTATCGATTAACACACGGCCAACACTGAAGGATAAGGCAGACTTCGTCACATCATCATACTTGACTACTTCTCCCCATAAGCCGCCTATCGTACTGAACGTCTCCACTGACCAAACATGTAAAGGCACCCCATGACATTCTAACCAAACTCTCCTAGTCTCATTACGTTCGGACTCTTCTCATCTCCAAACACTGTAAAAGAATTGTAAGAAACCATTCATTTTGAATGTAAACGCTTCCTCCGCATTCTTCACAGAATCAAACACTAGTATGGCTTTGTATGCTCCAAGCTCCCTGACTTCAACAATGTGAGAAAAGTTCTTGACGATTGCTCTTCGTAGCGATTTGAAGTTGATGGGTCTTGTGGTTTCCTTACTAAACTCCTCAACAGCCAATCAAAATTCTCTTTTGCTACTGGCACTTCAACCTTCTTCGTCCAACCATTGTCTTGGCTTTCCTTGGCGGGTTTTATCTTCTTAGCTTCTTCGACTCTTGTAGAACTTTCACCCTTATGAAGTTGCCTACTCCCCACCTCAGTTCTTTCACGGTCTCCCTTCCGTATCCCGGTGTTCTCCTCTCCCATCATCCTTCTGTACTTGGCTTCACCTACATAGATAACCTTTCCCCTTATTCTTGTATGATGCATTTCAGTTATGGCCTTCATCGCTCCTCTTTTTGTTGTATATCGTATAAAAGCAAACATATACACAATTTCATTTTTCAGCTTCCGAACCAGATAGATGTCATTGATTCGTCCTGTCCAATGGAACAAGTGAAATAATTCCTTCTTCGATATATCATTCGACAGATTGTTGACAAAAATGGAGAAAGACACGTTTTCCAATCGTTGGTACTCTTCTCGATTCCAAATCTTAGGATCCCTTTCCTGTAAATTCCTAGTTCTACCCGCTCAATGTttcctcctctctctttctctctctagaaccatTCTCTCTCTTACAAACTCCTATTGGTATGCGAAAAGTTTGTTAAATTCTTATAATAACTTGTATTACTATCTCTGATGATCCAAAGTTTGTTATAATAACTTATACTCAATTATATTTGAGTTAGTGTCATttactaatttataattattttacagCATTTTTCTCTTAAAGAAAATTTTTGTCTCCTTGATTTAGTAAAGTCTTAGTACTTTAAAtatgcataataaaaaaaatttaattttgatacattattagtataaagtagttttatacgtacatcaaattatataatattacattAGTATAAATTACTATCTTTTATATTGTCTACATAAATATTCATCTAAAAGAATAGATGTGATTATATGACTGTATACAATATTTTATACtatcagtacatcaaaattaaactttaataaaaATTGTAAAGTTTTTTAATTACtacttttgaaaattaaagttttatTAGGATAATATTTGTTAAGGTATTTAATATAAAACATTtattaaagatttaaaatttttaatatttttgtagtgcatttattaaaaaaatttaaaaattcatatttatctTTGAGTAACATTATCAAATATCTTATTAGTAAGAAGAATActctaaaattaaattatttaaacgtAAAGTTTTATATTCTTAATATGGATGTTATTAAAAATCACAAAGTTATAATTTCAATATGTCCATATTACGAGAAAATTGTTCCAAGAAACTAGTGTTATCGAGACGAAAATGATTATTTGCTCCATTGCAAAGAGAGCTTCTTCCATGTCTACAAATTAATTGTACTATTCCAACAAACATATCTACCACGTTGCACTTTTTCCAAACACAACTTTTACAAAGATTAAAGATGATGGGGAAGTGAGTCCATAATGACTCTATTTAATTTGTTCTATtgctaaaattaaattaaaaaatatgtatttttagtACACATGAtcaatttatattatttgtaaaatattttatgtttttttttgttatatataaaataaatacattaaaattcaaaattttttacatttttaataaaaaattttaatatacaatttTAACATATacttttaaaacacaaaataaataaatccgaTCTTAAATAAAATACCTGCcttgttcttgaatttgttgcCAATAATGGAGATGCTATAACTTCAATTCTCTCCATATTGTACGTGCTCTAAAGAATAGAGTGGTAGCagtaacaaattaaattaaatgggtCAAATGGTTaactttttcatttatttaattaaattttaggagtttaaattttattttgtatatgtaataataatttattaactaataataaatttttttacgaAACTTAAATTCACAACAACTTAGTCTTTAATTTATCAAactagaaaatataaaaaaaaattagctaatatatatttttaggatatataaaaattaaaattactattaataaaaaaatttaaatattttatttcagtaaatgtataataattgtattgaaagtcaaaactcaaaatttcaattttctataataaatttttttattaataattttaatacatGTCTTAGTTAGttaaatcccaaaaaaaaaagtagtagtACCAGTGTACCAGTACAAGAAGTCTTCCATGTATTAAATGAAGTTGTAGTACAATCTTAAAAATTGTCTCAATTATTGTCTCAGGGAGCGACATATAATAAATGTCTTCACAATTCTTCTGCTACTTTTGAGgttttttatttgaattgttgttttaaGGTTAAGTTATTCTTGTATGTGTGCTATAATATACAGCATTGTATTTTGGTTTCCACTTTTTGGAACACCTTACTAATGGGAAAAAGAAGTTATTATTGTTCTACGTTATTTTGTATTACATGATAGccccacaaaataaaattaaaaaaagaaaatcggAAGTAGctacaattattattataaagaatgaggaaaaattaatttgataaaaatctATCTTTTAGAGTTTAAAGTTGG
This window contains:
- the LOC140175995 gene encoding uncharacterized protein, producing the protein MVMWEELSYIVGLCQVPFCFMGDFNEVLRLEERKGAVSLPTSVEDFKEWVQDLQLVDLPVSDRKFTWFRGRSCSRIDRILVSLEWLEEFPDTHLKGGPRGLSDHCPLILEDSRLCAGPRPFRSLDSWFTHEGFLKLVKDEWRNLGDDMFTNKLKALTVSLRRWHKNNFGDMDSRIKKFEEEIKKIDDMVSAGSYDGTTEAR